The Pandoraea apista genomic interval CCTCTCGCTTGTCAGCAGAACCGCACCCAAGTTCAGGGGCGTCAGCTTCTGGGCGATCCTGGCGGGCTCGCCCGAGTGCACCACCCGGAGCTGCCGATGGGCCAGATCGAAGGTCATCGGCCCAACCCCGGTCAGACCACCCAGCGCCATGCGAATGAGGTTCTCCTCGGAGGGGCAGTCCATTCCCGGAACTGAAAATGTGCTCTCCACGGAAGCAATGGCGCTTGGGGCCTCGTCGACCGTCTGCGAATTGCAACTGCTCGAGCAGCTACTGCTTTGACATGTACTCATGTCCCGTATTAGAAACCCTCAAGTAGCTGTAGAGTCAAGCGGTAGGTAGGCAAATATGAAAATCGGTGAACTATCGTCATTGGCAGGGTGCTCCGTTCCCGCGGTGCGCTTTTATGAAGCAGAGGGCCTTCTGCAGGCGCCCCTGCGGGCCGCCAACAACTATCGGCAATATGGCCAACAGCATGTCGACAGGTTGGCCTTCATCGTTCGGTGCCGCTCGCTGGACATGTCGCACGACGATATCCGGGCTCTGCTGCAGTTGCAGGACGACCCCGCCATGTCCTGCGACGAGGTCAATGCCTTGCTAGACGATCAAATGCGCTTGGTAGAGCAGCGAATCGCCGAGTTGCAGGCGCTGCGCAAGCAACTGCGTGCCATCCGCAGTACCTGTGCGGGAGGGGTATGCGTTGGCGATTGCGGTGCACTTGAATCGCTGCGCAGCGCCACTGGGGCAAGCTGGCCAACCGTTCGCTGAGCGGAGCCTCAAATAACGACATTCAGCTCGGTGCGAACCAACGATGCGGTAGCAACTCGTGAACCAGGCTAACCCGTTGCGTCGGCAAGCGAGCCAAAACGTCCTTGAGATACGCATAGGGATCATGCCCATTGAGTCGTGCTGACTGGATGAGCGTCATGACGGCTGCTGCCCTCTGACCAGCTCGTAGGCTGCCCGCAAAGAGCCAGTTGTTGCGGCCAATGGCAATCGGCCGAATCTGGTTCTCGATCCAGTTGTTGTCCACGGGCAGCTGTCCGTCATCGACGAACCGGGTCAAAGCCTCCCAGCGCCGCAAGCTGTAGTCCAGCGCTTTGGCGCTTGCCGAGCCTTCCGGCACCTTCTGGCGTTGCAGCACCATCCACTGGTGCAAGGCATCAAGCAGCGGCTTCGTTTGTTGTTGCCGGATGGTTTGGCGCTGATCGGTCGCAATCTCCTTGACCTCACGCTCGATCTCGTAGACCCGCGCGAACTGCTGCAGCGCGACCTCGGCGATCTGGCTTTGGTTCGCCGCGTGCAAATCGAAGAACTTGCGCCGCGCGTGCGCCAGGCAGCCGACCTCGGTCACACCACTTGCGATCAAGGCCTTGTAGCCGCTGAAGTCGTCACAGGTGAGGCTGCCTCTCCAGTCGCCCAGGAAGCGCCGGGCGTGTTCGCCCGAGCGCGATTCGCAGAAGTCGTAGACGACCGCCTTGATGTTCTCGAAGGCGCCCGTGGCATAGGCCCATAGGTACGCCCGGTGCGCCTTGCCGTTGCCCGGCTTGAGCATGGACACCGGCGTCTCGTCGGCATGCAGCACGCGGCGCTGCAGCAGCTCTGTCCTCATGGCGTCAACCAGTGGCTGCAACTGCACGCCACACGAGCCCACCCATTGCGCCAGCGTGGAGCGGGGGATGGCTAGGCCGGCGCGGCCGAAGATCGCTTCCTGGCGGTACAGCGGCAGGTGGTCGGCGTACTTGGCCACCAGCACTTGCGCCAGTAGCCCAGTGGTAGGGATGCCTTTGTCGATGATGTGAGGATCGACAGGCACCTGGTGAATCGGCTCGCACTGGGCACAGGCCCACTTGCCCCGGATGTGGCGCTCCACCGTGAACACGCCGGGCGCGTAGTCCAGCTTCTCGGCCACGTCCTCGCCGATGCGCTTCATCTGGCAACCGCAGGCGCAGGTGGTGGACTCGGGC includes:
- the tnpC gene encoding IS66 family transposase; this translates as MITADHLDTLEPQQMRAALLSLMGELAERDGVIARQGQEAVFKQAQIDKLTHENALLKRMKFAAQSERFSAEQKSLLDESLDEDLQAVADEIEQATPPVAGRQDKQVPKRAPLPANLSRREIRHEPESTTCACGCQMKRIGEDVAEKLDYAPGVFTVERHIRGKWACAQCEPIHQVPVDPHIIDKGIPTTGLLAQVLVAKYADHLPLYRQEAIFGRAGLAIPRSTLAQWVGSCGVQLQPLVDAMRTELLQRRVLHADETPVSMLKPGNGKAHRAYLWAYATGAFENIKAVVYDFCESRSGEHARRFLGDWRGSLTCDDFSGYKALIASGVTEVGCLAHARRKFFDLHAANQSQIAEVALQQFARVYEIEREVKEIATDQRQTIRQQQTKPLLDALHQWMVLQRQKVPEGSASAKALDYSLRRWEALTRFVDDGQLPVDNNWIENQIRPIAIGRNNWLFAGSLRAGQRAAAVMTLIQSARLNGHDPYAYLKDVLARLPTQRVSLVHELLPHRWFAPS
- the cadR gene encoding Cd(II)/Pb(II)-responsive transcriptional regulator; this translates as MKIGELSSLAGCSVPAVRFYEAEGLLQAPLRAANNYRQYGQQHVDRLAFIVRCRSLDMSHDDIRALLQLQDDPAMSCDEVNALLDDQMRLVEQRIAELQALRKQLRAIRSTCAGGVCVGDCGALESLRSATGASWPTVR